A single window of Candidatus Binataceae bacterium DNA harbors:
- a CDS encoding DUF2905 domain-containing protein, with amino-acid sequence MAPLGKGLVLVGFLLIAAGALLWALGRVPYLGRLPGDIYIRRGNTSFYFPLATCIILSLLVSAILALMRR; translated from the coding sequence ATGGCGCCGCTTGGGAAAGGACTTGTTCTTGTGGGTTTTCTGCTCATCGCAGCGGGCGCGTTGTTGTGGGCCCTGGGACGAGTACCGTATCTCGGCAGGCTTCCAGGCGATATCTATATTCGACGGGGTAATACGAGCTTCTATTTTCCCTTGGCTACCTGCATCATTCTGAGCCTGCTCGTGTCGGCCATCCTGGCGTTGATGAGGCGCTGA